A genomic window from Lotus japonicus ecotype B-129 chromosome 1, LjGifu_v1.2 includes:
- the LOC130727758 gene encoding transcription factor bHLH110-like isoform X3: protein MLMLAEPTILGRQISLCSNFNQNFQEADPTSRESMIQDLGYHYQWASKEEISIFPPKFSEILNTPSTAQMKSEQRDMNEKKLLHSAQSYYPNLSGTTSRGNFSQIYPSISISPTYSTSVSSSFGMSTQSLDLLTPTGSFSAGLSQHSQDDHDLGAFSDHNLSFSLHHMQHPNHRSSCSNTTNIQQPSSHFTNGGAEAKRPGTLMESMVCESQTASKKSRLDSSRPPCPPPLKVRKEKLGDRIAALQQLVAPFGKTDTASVLMEAIGYIKFLQGQVETLSVPYMKKPSQNHTNRTMQGGTATDEADGETTQDLRSRGLCLVPLSCMSYIAGDCIISEVWQQPNFGRAT from the exons ATGCTCATGTTGGCGGAACCAACCATTCTTGGACGCCAAATATCACTTT GTAGTAACTTCAATCAAAACTTTCAAGAAGCTGATCCCACTTCAAGAGAATCTATGATCCAAGATTTAGGTTATCATTACCAGTGGGCAAGTAAGGAAGAGATCTCAATTTTCCCCCCCAAATTCAGTGAAATACTAAACACTCCTTCCACTGCACAGATGAAGAGTGAGCAGAGAGATATGAATGAGAAAAAGCTTTTGCACAGTGCTCAAAGTTATTATCCCAATTTGAGCGGTACAACAAGTAGAGGGAACTTTAGCCAGATTTACCCAAGTATAAGTATATCACCCACTTATTCCACTTCAGTTTCAAGCTCTTTCGGTATGAGCACGCAGTCCTTAGATCTATTAACACCAACAGGATCATTCAGTGCGGGTTTGAGCCAGCATTCACAGGATGACCATGATCTTGGTGCATTCAGTGATCACAACCTTTCTTTTAGTCTTCATCATATGCAGCACCCTAATCACAGGTCCTCGTGTAGTAACACTACTAATATT CAGCAGCCTTCTTCACACTTCACCAATGGCGGAGCAGAAGCTAAGAGACCCGGCACTTTGATGGAGTCCATGGTTTGTGAATCTCAAACAGCGTCGAAGAAATCACGATTGGATTCATCACGCCCTCCATGCCCGCCACCTTTGAAGGTTAGGAAAGAAAAATTAGGAGATAGGATTGCAGCTCTTCAGCAGTTGGTTGCTCCTTTTGGCAAG ACGGACACAGCATCTGTACTCATGGAAGCTATTGGATACATCAAATTCCTTCAAGGCCAAGTCGag ACACTGAGTGTTCCATACATGAAGAAGCCATCACAGAACCACACTAACAGAACCATGCAAGGG GGTACAGCCACAGACGAAGCAGATGGGGAAACAACGCAAGATCTTAGAAGCCGAGGCCTCTGTCTCGTGCCATTGTCGTGCATGTCGTACATAGCAGGCGATTGCATCATCAGTGAGGTGTGGCAACAACCAAACTTTGGTAGAGCGACTTAG
- the LOC130727757 gene encoding bifunctional nuclease 1-like produces MGSLKGPVVCLAKVAGSCSVSMPMIGSMNSRTEFWGLTGGGSKGKASGALSSHVNMRRCMTVHCSFNSSSNGSGSMAENFNQNDEDYVNSSIVEAVEVKSGADGFLIKMRDGRHVRCIHNNPQGGLLPDYAPHPAIVLKMEDGTGLLLPIIVLEMPSVLLMAAVRNVQIARPTLYQVVKEMIDKMGYQVRAVRVTKRVHEAYFAQIYLSKVGNEEECVSFDLRPSDAINIAVRCKVPIQVNKYLAYSDGMRVIESGKLSTQSPGSDGPLFTELDRPSNKPCTETKEFNLLENMMKAVGEERYQDAALWRDKLNQLRAGKKANNRSWTL; encoded by the exons ATGGGTTCTCTGAAAGGACCAGTTGTTTGCCTTGCTAAAGTAGCAGGGTCTTGCAGTGTTTCTATGCCTATGATTGGATCAATGAACTCTAGAACTGAATTTTGGGGACTCACTGGTGGTGGTAGCAAAGGTAAAGCCAGTGGTGCCCTTTCTTCTCATGTGAACATGAGAAGGTGCATGACTGTGCATTGCAGCTTCAACTCTTCCTCAAATGGGAGTGGAAGTATGGCAGAAAATTTTAATCAGAATGATGAAGATTATGTTAACTCCAGTATTGTTGAAGCTG TTGAGGTGAAGAGTGGAGCAGATGGTTTTCTGATCAAGATGAGGGATGGTAGACATGTGAGATGCATCCACAACAACCCTCAAGGAGGGCTGCTTCCTGATTATGCACCCCATCCTGCTATTGTGTTGAAGATGGAGGATGGGACTGGTCTACTTCTACCCATCATTGTTT TGGAGATGCCAAGTGTCTTATTAATGGCAGCAGTACGCAATGTTCAAATA GCAAGACCTACTTTATATCAAGTAGTGAAGGAGATGATTGACAAGATGGGTTACCAA GTCAGAGCTGTTAGAGTTACTAAGAGAGTTCATGAGGCATATTTTGCTCAGATATATCTTTCTAAG GTTGGAAATGAGGAAGAATGTGTGAGCTTTGACCTTCGACCTTCAGATGCTATCAACATTGCTGTTAGATGCAAG GTGCCAATACAAGTCAACAAGTATTTGGCATACAGTGATGGAATGAGAGTAATTGAGTCAGGCAAACTTTCAACACAGTCTCCTGGTTCAGACGGCCCATTATTCACTGAACTGGACCG ACCAAGCAATAAGCCTTGTACTGAAACCAAGGAGTTCAATCTTTTGGAGAACATGATGAAAGCTGTTGGAGAAGAACGCTATCAAGATGCTG CTCTTTGGAGGGACAAACTTAATCAACTTAGGGCTGGAAAGAAGGCGAATAACAG ATCCTGGACACTATGA
- the LOC130727758 gene encoding transcription factor bHLH110-like isoform X1 — MESTNNNLQYHHPQHPLEASSLSPPSSYAHVGGTNHSWTPNITLNAGSNFNQNFQEADPTSRESMIQDLGYHYQWASKEEISIFPPKFSEILNTPSTAQMKSEQRDMNEKKLLHSAQSYYPNLSGTTSRGNFSQIYPSISISPTYSTSVSSSFGMSTQSLDLLTPTGSFSAGLSQHSQDDHDLGAFSDHNLSFSLHHMQHPNHRSSCSNTTNIQQPSSHFTNGGAEAKRPGTLMESMVCESQTASKKSRLDSSRPPCPPPLKVRKEKLGDRIAALQQLVAPFGKTDTASVLMEAIGYIKFLQGQVETLSVPYMKKPSQNHTNRTMQGGTATDEADGETTQDLRSRGLCLVPLSCMSYIAGDCIISEVWQQPNFGRAT, encoded by the exons ATGGAATCTACCAACAACAATCTCCAatatcatcatcctcaacacCCTCTTGAAGCTTCTTCTTTATCACCCCCATCCTCCTATGCTCATGTTGGCGGAACCAACCATTCTTGGACGCCAAATATCACTTT GAATGCAGGTAGTAACTTCAATCAAAACTTTCAAGAAGCTGATCCCACTTCAAGAGAATCTATGATCCAAGATTTAGGTTATCATTACCAGTGGGCAAGTAAGGAAGAGATCTCAATTTTCCCCCCCAAATTCAGTGAAATACTAAACACTCCTTCCACTGCACAGATGAAGAGTGAGCAGAGAGATATGAATGAGAAAAAGCTTTTGCACAGTGCTCAAAGTTATTATCCCAATTTGAGCGGTACAACAAGTAGAGGGAACTTTAGCCAGATTTACCCAAGTATAAGTATATCACCCACTTATTCCACTTCAGTTTCAAGCTCTTTCGGTATGAGCACGCAGTCCTTAGATCTATTAACACCAACAGGATCATTCAGTGCGGGTTTGAGCCAGCATTCACAGGATGACCATGATCTTGGTGCATTCAGTGATCACAACCTTTCTTTTAGTCTTCATCATATGCAGCACCCTAATCACAGGTCCTCGTGTAGTAACACTACTAATATT CAGCAGCCTTCTTCACACTTCACCAATGGCGGAGCAGAAGCTAAGAGACCCGGCACTTTGATGGAGTCCATGGTTTGTGAATCTCAAACAGCGTCGAAGAAATCACGATTGGATTCATCACGCCCTCCATGCCCGCCACCTTTGAAGGTTAGGAAAGAAAAATTAGGAGATAGGATTGCAGCTCTTCAGCAGTTGGTTGCTCCTTTTGGCAAG ACGGACACAGCATCTGTACTCATGGAAGCTATTGGATACATCAAATTCCTTCAAGGCCAAGTCGag ACACTGAGTGTTCCATACATGAAGAAGCCATCACAGAACCACACTAACAGAACCATGCAAGGG GGTACAGCCACAGACGAAGCAGATGGGGAAACAACGCAAGATCTTAGAAGCCGAGGCCTCTGTCTCGTGCCATTGTCGTGCATGTCGTACATAGCAGGCGATTGCATCATCAGTGAGGTGTGGCAACAACCAAACTTTGGTAGAGCGACTTAG
- the LOC130727758 gene encoding transcription factor bHLH110-like isoform X2 codes for MESTNNNLQYHHPQHPLEASSLSPPSSYAHVGGTNHSWTPNITLNAGSNFNQNFQEADPTSRESMIQDLGYHYQWASKEEISIFPPKFSEILNTPSTAQMKSEQRDMNEKKLLHSAQSYYPNLSGTTSRGNFSQIYPSISISPTYSTSVSSSFGMSTQSLDLLTPTGSFSAGLSQHSQDDHDLGAFSDHNLSFSLHHMQHPNHRSSCSNTTNIQPSSHFTNGGAEAKRPGTLMESMVCESQTASKKSRLDSSRPPCPPPLKVRKEKLGDRIAALQQLVAPFGKTDTASVLMEAIGYIKFLQGQVETLSVPYMKKPSQNHTNRTMQGGTATDEADGETTQDLRSRGLCLVPLSCMSYIAGDCIISEVWQQPNFGRAT; via the exons ATGGAATCTACCAACAACAATCTCCAatatcatcatcctcaacacCCTCTTGAAGCTTCTTCTTTATCACCCCCATCCTCCTATGCTCATGTTGGCGGAACCAACCATTCTTGGACGCCAAATATCACTTT GAATGCAGGTAGTAACTTCAATCAAAACTTTCAAGAAGCTGATCCCACTTCAAGAGAATCTATGATCCAAGATTTAGGTTATCATTACCAGTGGGCAAGTAAGGAAGAGATCTCAATTTTCCCCCCCAAATTCAGTGAAATACTAAACACTCCTTCCACTGCACAGATGAAGAGTGAGCAGAGAGATATGAATGAGAAAAAGCTTTTGCACAGTGCTCAAAGTTATTATCCCAATTTGAGCGGTACAACAAGTAGAGGGAACTTTAGCCAGATTTACCCAAGTATAAGTATATCACCCACTTATTCCACTTCAGTTTCAAGCTCTTTCGGTATGAGCACGCAGTCCTTAGATCTATTAACACCAACAGGATCATTCAGTGCGGGTTTGAGCCAGCATTCACAGGATGACCATGATCTTGGTGCATTCAGTGATCACAACCTTTCTTTTAGTCTTCATCATATGCAGCACCCTAATCACAGGTCCTCGTGTAGTAACACTACTAATATT CAGCCTTCTTCACACTTCACCAATGGCGGAGCAGAAGCTAAGAGACCCGGCACTTTGATGGAGTCCATGGTTTGTGAATCTCAAACAGCGTCGAAGAAATCACGATTGGATTCATCACGCCCTCCATGCCCGCCACCTTTGAAGGTTAGGAAAGAAAAATTAGGAGATAGGATTGCAGCTCTTCAGCAGTTGGTTGCTCCTTTTGGCAAG ACGGACACAGCATCTGTACTCATGGAAGCTATTGGATACATCAAATTCCTTCAAGGCCAAGTCGag ACACTGAGTGTTCCATACATGAAGAAGCCATCACAGAACCACACTAACAGAACCATGCAAGGG GGTACAGCCACAGACGAAGCAGATGGGGAAACAACGCAAGATCTTAGAAGCCGAGGCCTCTGTCTCGTGCCATTGTCGTGCATGTCGTACATAGCAGGCGATTGCATCATCAGTGAGGTGTGGCAACAACCAAACTTTGGTAGAGCGACTTAG